In Asterias amurensis chromosome 4, ASM3211899v1, one genomic interval encodes:
- the LOC139936732 gene encoding DCN1-like protein 5 isoform X2, protein MPPRRKRKLAQAEEETKMKKSKSSNSSHHRHHHHHHHHNNHNQTSINQESSFSSKRCQTWFLEYTEQSEDLMGPEGMEKFCEDIGVEPENIVMLVLAWKLEADQMGFFSLQEWMMGMMKLQVDNPRKLQGKMDYLRTLLNDAPTFKKIYRYAFDFARDKDQRSLDLETSKEMLALLLGRQWVLFNSFQQFLDHSKYKVINKDQWCNILEFSRAIKPDLSNYDVDGAWPVMLDEFVEWMRVRQQ, encoded by the exons ATGCCCCCACGCCGTAAACGGAAACTAGCGCAAGCTGAAGAAGAGACAAAGATGAAGAAGTCAAAGTCAAG CAATTCTTCCCACCATCgtcaccaccatcaccaccaccaccacaacAACCACAACCAGACCTCCATCAACCAAGAGAGCTCCTTTTCCTCCAAACGCTGTCAAACATGGTTCCTAGAGTACACAGAGCAGTCAGAGGACCTAATGGGTCCCGAGGGTATGGAGAAGTTCTGTGAAGACATTGGGGTGGAGCCTGAGAACATCGTCATGTTGGTGCTGGCCTGGAAACTGGAGGCTGATCAAATGGGCTTCTTCTCATTGCAGGAATGGATGATGGGAATGATGAAACTACA AGTGGACAACCCCAGGAAGCTTCAAGGCAAAATGGATTACCTACGCACACTGCTTAATGATGCACCAACCTTCAAGAAAATATACAGATACGCATTTGACTTTGCAAGG GACAAAGATCAGCGGAGCCTGGATCTAGAAACCTCCAAAGAAATGTTAGCCCTCCTCCTTGGTAGACAGTGGGTACTATTCAACTCATTTCAACAATTTCTGGAC CACTCCAAATATAAAGTGATCAATAAGGACCAGTGGTGCAATATATTGGAGTTTAGTCGAGCTATCAAACCTGACCTAAGTAACTATGATGTGGATGGTGCAT GGCCTGTTATGCTGGATGAGTTTGTAGAATGGATGAGAGTAAGACAACAATAG
- the LOC139936732 gene encoding DCN1-like protein 5 isoform X1, giving the protein MPPRRKRKLAQAEEETKMKKSKSSSNSSHHRHHHHHHHHNNHNQTSINQESSFSSKRCQTWFLEYTEQSEDLMGPEGMEKFCEDIGVEPENIVMLVLAWKLEADQMGFFSLQEWMMGMMKLQVDNPRKLQGKMDYLRTLLNDAPTFKKIYRYAFDFARDKDQRSLDLETSKEMLALLLGRQWVLFNSFQQFLDHSKYKVINKDQWCNILEFSRAIKPDLSNYDVDGAWPVMLDEFVEWMRVRQQ; this is encoded by the exons ATGCCCCCACGCCGTAAACGGAAACTAGCGCAAGCTGAAGAAGAGACAAAGATGAAGAAGTCAAAGTCAAG TAGCAATTCTTCCCACCATCgtcaccaccatcaccaccaccaccacaacAACCACAACCAGACCTCCATCAACCAAGAGAGCTCCTTTTCCTCCAAACGCTGTCAAACATGGTTCCTAGAGTACACAGAGCAGTCAGAGGACCTAATGGGTCCCGAGGGTATGGAGAAGTTCTGTGAAGACATTGGGGTGGAGCCTGAGAACATCGTCATGTTGGTGCTGGCCTGGAAACTGGAGGCTGATCAAATGGGCTTCTTCTCATTGCAGGAATGGATGATGGGAATGATGAAACTACA AGTGGACAACCCCAGGAAGCTTCAAGGCAAAATGGATTACCTACGCACACTGCTTAATGATGCACCAACCTTCAAGAAAATATACAGATACGCATTTGACTTTGCAAGG GACAAAGATCAGCGGAGCCTGGATCTAGAAACCTCCAAAGAAATGTTAGCCCTCCTCCTTGGTAGACAGTGGGTACTATTCAACTCATTTCAACAATTTCTGGAC CACTCCAAATATAAAGTGATCAATAAGGACCAGTGGTGCAATATATTGGAGTTTAGTCGAGCTATCAAACCTGACCTAAGTAACTATGATGTGGATGGTGCAT GGCCTGTTATGCTGGATGAGTTTGTAGAATGGATGAGAGTAAGACAACAATAG